The sequence GAAAAGTAAATAAGTTAATGTATGCCCTCACTTGTAGAACCTGCCTGTCTCATTGTAGAGCTCCAGAAAGGTTGCCCATTGCTATTGTTGTGGGACTATGTTCAGGTCACTTTTCCTCCGTGAAATGTAAATTTCTCAGATGTAAAATAGGGGAAGTTGACCGCTTCTAAAGAGCCTTATGGAGCATTGGGAGATCAATCACCATAGAAGAGAATCCAGAAAGAGAATGTCTGTGAGGCCACCAGCCACGTCCTGGGGCCGGGGAAGGTGTCCAATTAACAATAGCTATTACTGGTATTGCTGCCAAGGAGATCAGGTAATGGGATTGGGACAGTGGAGTGCAGGCCTGATCATTCAGCCCCCTTATCTCCCCTCACTCTCAATTCCTTTCAGAGACTTGGGCTTCTCTATTACCCTCACAGCCTTCTTGTCCCGCCCATATTTCTTTCAAGGACTGAGCTCTCCAGGCCGATTCTGCCCATCAGCAGGCAGGCGGACTGTGGTTTCTTGTGATTGGGAATAGGTCCAGGTTCCGGTTGCCGCCTTGAGCTAACAGGGACCGGAAACCTCAGTTATGTAACGACACTATCTCTTTCACTCTTTGGTGATCTCTTGGCCTTCACTCTTTTGACTAGGTATCAGAGACATCTCCTCTGTCTCCATCAGGTTGTTTTTCCATGGAATTAAGGCGTGTATCTGTCCACTGATAGGGGTGTTTTCTCTCACACCCTGTCCTTAAACATAGTCAGTCCCTCCCACAATCTAGTCGCCTCGTTTACTCCTGTCAGAACCCCCAAGCAGATATCTTTTCCTTTCAGGATGGCCCCCTTCATCTATCCCCAGTTGGCTTTAAATGTGTGAAGAGGGGGACCCAGTGGGGTGACCATAAGGGTTGGGTCATCTCATCCATTCCCCTCATCCAACTTTATCACCGAAATGAAAGCTTCCCATCTCCTTCCTCTACCCATCCTCCATTCTTCTTATACATCTCTCACTCACAACCTGTGTCTACCTGCTAATCCCTATGGGAAGTTCTGCCAGAGGTCTTACCTCAATTTCTCACACTGTTACATTTGGGATGGTGTTAGAATGTTATGGAAAGGTGAAGAGTCTAACGTTTATTCCTGGTCTTCTCAGCTATGCCATAGAAAGAAGACTCCATTCCATAAGTTACAGACCCTAAAGGGGCACCTGCACAGTAAAATGCTAGTCCATACCTGCCCTCAAAACCTTACCATTGGATAGGCATGGCAGGGAGTGGAGGTCGGCAGGCACGCAAACAACTGTAATGTGAAGTTGAAGGTAACAGGACAGAACGATGAATAAAGACCTTTTCAAGCACTGAAATGAAGCTGGATTTTATCTGCTTAGATGGATCAGAAAAGATGCCCTAAAGCCAGAAGGCCTTGAGATGGAGAGTTGAGGAGATGTGGAAGGGGATGAGGTGGCATGCTTGCTGAAGGCACAGCCTGAGCCTAGGGGCTGGAGGTGAGAATGGGGAATAGATATCATAGTATTCAGAGGAGAATGGCTGGGGAGTCATATCAGGGGGAACAAAGAGATCCCCTAGAGAAGGAGGTGGGAAGGGGGAGTTGGAGAAGAACATGGGAGAAGTTTCTTATTTGCCTCTCTCCCTCCACAGGTGCTACTACATTCCAAGAATATCAGAAAACTGGGGAACTCTCAACATCCGATCACATATTTCCCCTCACTCCAGGCCTTGTTTATAGTATCCCTTTTGATCACATTGTTCTGCATTCAGGACAAAGACCTCCAGAGCTCCCTAAATCTACAGAAATCCATGAGCGAAAACGCCACTGCAACACCACACGCCATTCTAAGCCAACTGACAAGCCTGCAGACAACTCCAAAACTACAGACAACAAAAGCTCTACATATAATCATGAGGCTCCTCCCACTTCTGAAGAAAACTCCAGCAATCAAGGGAAAGACCCAATGATCCGGAACCAGCACTCTGTTGATCCTGCTGACTCCACTACCACACATAAAGAATCCGCTGGAAAAAAACATATAACGCCAGCACCCAAGAGCAAAATAAATTGTCGTAAGTTCACAACAGGCAAATCAACGGTAACAAGAAAATCAGATGAAACTGGAAGACCTTTGGAAAAGTCCATGAGTACTTTGGATAATACAAGCACCACCTCACATAAGACTACAACTTCCTTCCACAACTCAGGCAATTCACAGACCAAGCAAAAAAGCACATCTTTTCCAGAAAAAATCACAGCAGCCTCAAAAACAACATACAAGACCACAGGAACCCCAGAAGACTCAGAAAAAACTGAAGATTCCAGAACAACAGTTGCCTCAGACAAGCTCctgacaaaaactacaaaaaacatACAAGACACAATATCAGCCAGTGAGATCACACAATCTCTAGCAGAGCCTACAGAACATGGAGGAAGGACAGCCAATGAGAACAACACACCATCTCCAGCAGAGCCTACAGAACATAGAGAAAGGACAGCCAGTGAGAACACCACACCATCCCCAGCGGAGCCTacagaaaatggacaaaggacccCATTGGCCAATGAGAAGACCACACCATCCCCAGCAGAGCCTatagaaaatggacaaaggacccCATTTGCCAATGAGAAGACCACATCATCCTCAGCAGAGCCTACAGAACACAGAGAAAGGACCCCACTGGCCAATGAGAACACCACACCATCCCCAGCAGAGCCTACGGAAAACAGAGAAAGGACAGCCAATGAGAAGACCACACAATTCCCAGCAGAGCctacagaaaatagagaaaggacAGCCAATGAGAACACCACACCATCCTCAGCAGGGCCTACAGAAAATAGAGAAACGACAGCCAATGAGAAGACCACACAATTCCCAGCAGAGCctacagaaaatagagaaaggacAGCCAATGAGAACACCACACCATCCCCAGCAGAGCCTACAGAACATAGAGAAAGGACAGCCAATGAAAACACCACACCATCCCCAGCAGAGCCTACAGAACATGGAGAAAGGACAGCCAATGAGAACAACACACCATCTCCAGCAGAGCctacagaaaatagagaaaggacAGCCAATGAGAACACTACACCATCCCCAGCAGAGCCTACAGAACATGGAGAAAGGACAGCCAATGAGAAGACCACACCATCCCCAGCAGAGCCTacagaaaatggacaaaggacccCATCTGCCAATGAAAAAACCACATCATCCTCAGCAGAGTCTACAGAACATGGAGAAAGGACCCCACTGGCCAATGAGAACACCACACCATCCCCAGCAGAGCctacagaaaatagagaaaggacAGCCAATGAGAACACCACACCATCCCCAGCATGGCCTACAGAAAATAGAGAAACGACAGCCAATGAGAAGACCACACTATTACCAGCAGAGCCTACAGAAAACAGAGAAACGACAGCCAATGAGAACACCACACCATCCCCAGCAGAGCCTACAGAACATGGAGAAAGAACAGCCAATGAGAACACCACACCATCTCCAGCAGAGCctacagaaaatagagaaaggacAGCCAATGAGAAGACCACACCATTCCCAGCAGAGCCTACAGAATATGGAGAAAGGACAGCCAATGAAAACACCACACCATCCCCAGCAGAGCCTACAGAACATGGAGACAGGACCCCATTGGCCAATGAGAAGACCACACCATCTCTAGCAGAGCCTacagaaaatggacaaaggacccCATTGGCCAATGAGAAGACCACATCATCCTCAGCAGAGCCTAAAGAACATGAAGAAAGGACTCCACTGGCCAATGAGAAGACCACACCATCCCCAGCAGAGCCTACAGAATATAGACAAAGGACCCCATTTGCCAATGAGAAAACCACATCATCCTCAGCAGAGTCTACAGAACATGGAGAAAGGACCCCACTGGCCAATGAGAACACCACACCATCCCCAGCAGAGCCTACAGAACATGGAGAAAGGACAGCCAATGAGAACACCACACCATCCCCAGCAGAGCCAACAGAACATGGAGACAGGACCCCATTGGCCAATAAGAAGACCACACCATCTCTAGCAGAGCCTacagaaaatggacaaaggacccCATTTGCCAATGAGAAGACCACATCATCCTCAGCAGAGTCTACAGAACATGGAGAAAGGACCCCACTGGCCAATGAGAACACCACACCATCCCCAGCAGAGCctacagaaaatagagaaaggacAGCCAATGAGAACACCACACCATCCCCAGCATGGCCTACAGAAAATAGAGAAACGACAGCCAATGAGAAGACCACACAATTCCCAGCAGAGCctacagaaaatagagaaaggacAGCCAATGAGAACACCACACCATCCCCGGCAGAGCCTACAGAACATGGAGAAAGGACAGCCAATGAGAAGACCACACCATCCCCAGCAGAGCCTacagaaaatggacaaaggacccCATTTGCCAATGAGAAAACCACATCATCCTCAGCAGAGTCTACAGAACATGGAGAAAGGACCCCACTGGCCAATGAGAACACCACACCATCCCCAGCATGGCctacagaaaatagagaaaggacAGCCAATGAGAACACCATACCATCCCCAGCAAAGCCTACAGAACATGGAGAAAGAACAACCAATGAGAACACCACACCATCCCCAGCATGGCCTACAGAAAATAGAGAAACGACAGCCAATGAGAAGACCACACAATTCCCAGCAGAGCctacagaaaatagagaaaggacAGCCAATGAGAACACCACACTATCCCCAGCAGAGCCTACAGAACATGGAGAAAGAACAGCCAATGAGAACACCACACCATCTCCAGCAGAGCctacagaaaatagagaaaggacAGCCAATGAGAAGACCACACCATTCTCAGCAGAGCCTACAGAACATGGAGAAAGGACAGCCAATGAGAACACCACACCATCCCCAGCAGAGCCTACAGAAAATGGAGACAGGACCCCATTGGCCAATGAGAAAACCACACCATCTCTAGAAGAGCCTacagaaaatggacaaaggacccCATTTGCCAATGAGAAGACCACATCATCCTCAGAAGAGCCTaaagaacacaaagaaaggacTCCACTGGCAAATGAGAACACCACACCATCCCCAGCAGAGCctacagaaaatagagaaagcaCAGCCAATGAGAAGACCACACCATTCCCAGCAGACCccacagaaaatagagaaaggacAGCCAATGAGAACACCACACCATCCCCAGAAGAGCCTACAGAACATGGAGAAAGGACAGCCAATGAGAACACCACACTATCTCCAGCAGAGCCTACAGAACATGAAGAAATGACCCCATTGGCCAATGAGAAGACCACACTATCCCCAGCAGAGCCTACAGAACATGAAGAAATGACCCCATCAGCCAATAAGAAGACCACACTATCCCCAGCAGAGCCTacagaaaatggagaaaggacCCCATTTACCAATGAGAAGACCACACCATCCTTAGCAGAGCCTACAGAACATGGAGAAAGGACCCCACTGGCCAATGAGATCACCACACCATCCCAAGCAGAGCCTACAGAACATGGAGAAAGGACAGCCAGTGAGAACACCACACCATCCCCAGCAGAGCCTACAGAACATGGAGAAAGGACAGCCAACGAGAAGGCCACACCATCCCCAGCAGAGCCTACAGAACATGGAGAAACGACAGTCAATGAGGACACCACACCATCCTCAGCAGAGCCTACGGAAAATGAAGAAAGGACCCCACTGGCCAATGAGAACACCACACCATCCCCAACAGAGTCTACAGAACATGGAGAAAGGACAGCCAATGAGAAGACCACACCATCCCCAGCAGAGCCTACAGAACATGGAGAAAGGACACTATCAGCCAATGAGAAGACCACACCATCTCCAGCAGAGCCTACAGAACACGAAGAAATGACCCCATCGGCCAATGAGAACACCACACCATCCCCAGTAGAGCCTACAGAACATGGAGAAAAGACTACATTGGCCAATGAGAAGATCACACTATCTCCAGAAGGGCCAACAGAACATGGAGCAAAAACTACGTCGGCCAATGAGAAGATCACACCATCCCTAGCAGAGCCTACGGAACATGGAGAAAGGACCACATCACCCAATGACAAGATCACCTCATCTGCAGCAGAGTCTACAGAACATAGAGAAAGGACTACATCAGCCAATGTGATCACACCAGCCCCAGCAGAGCCTATAGAACACGGAGAAAGGACCACATTGGCCCATGAGAAGATGACACAAGTCACAAAAAAGTCCACACAACACCCAGAAAAGACCACGTCAACCACAGAGAAAACCACAAGAACCCCAGAAAAGCCTACGCTATACTCACAGAAGACCATATGCACCAAAGGGAAAAACACACCAGTCCCAGAAAAGCCTACAGAAAACCCGGGGAACACTACACTGACCACTGAGACCATAAAAGCCCCAGTGAAGTCCACAGAAAACCCGGAAAAAACAGCAGCAGTCACAAAGACTATAAAACCTTCAGTCAAGGTCACAGGAGACAAATCTCTCACTACTACCTCTTCTCATCTAAATAAAACTGAGGTTACTCATCAGGTGCCCATTGGTTCTTTCACCCTCATTACATCTAGAATGAAGCTGAGTTCTATCACATCAGAAGCCCCAGGCAACGAGAGCCATCCATACCTCAATAAAGATGACTCACAGAAAGGTATCCACGCTGGACAGATGGGGGAGAATGATTCATTCCCTGCATGGGCCATAGTTATTGTGGTCCTGGTGGCTGTGATTCTCCTCCTGGTGTTCCTTGGCCTGATCTTCTTGGTAAGGGACAGATGTGCCCCACAGAAATCAACCTATGGGATAGGGAATTGAGGACACATTAGGGGTCAGACTTACAGGGAATAATGAGTCTAGGAAAAGAgatggcagaagtgggaggaacAGTAATAGAGGGAGAGTTTGGTGAAAACTAAGGAGAAAGACAATAAATACACAGGAGGTAAAAAGCTGGAATTGGGGAGAAGGCTGTGGCTGAGAATGAAAGGGTGTGAAAGAGAAAGTGTGGGGGGTGGAGAGTCTGGGGTATGAGAACAGGAGGTATAAAGACAAGGAGAATATGGTGGAGTGGGGAACTGGAGATGGAGCTGGGACTCATTGTATTGGATCTGGAGCTGGAATAAACATCAAGGTTTGGATGGAATCTTGAGAATAGAATCAAGACCTGAGGTGAGTGTTGTAGAAAACAAATCGCAGATGGTTCTCATTCCTCCTTTCTCATCCTAATCACAGGTCTCCTATATGATGCGGACACGCCGCACACTAGCCCAGAACACCCAGTACAACGATGCAGAGGATGAGGGTGGCCCCAATTCCTACCCGGTCTACCTGATGGAGCAGCAGAATCTTGGCATGGGCCAGATCCCTTCCCCACGGTGATCTTGGAGTAGGCGCCCAGCCCTGGCTCTTCCATGCTCTGCCCCTTTCCTGGATGAGGAACTGGACTCACAATTTCTATTTCCTGGAGGGAAGGGCAGAGAATACTGACGGTTACCAGTATTAACCCTTCCTCTGTTCTTAATTGAAACTGGTTGGGGAATGAGGTGATAAGCAAGGAGGGTGTAAGTTTAGgggacaaagaagaaagaatgaataatacgAGCAGACATTCTCTGTAGAAGGTGATGGTCTGAGAATGAAAAGGTGTTTGATGGACATGTTGTGGGGGCACCAATGCAGAACACTGCACTGAGTCTTAAAGGAAGGACAGGAGCCTTATAGGCAATGCCCCAGACTGACTTGTgagtggggattatggggaaaGGGAGGGACTGAGGGCAGAGTCTCTGGGTTTCAGGACAGCATTATGTTATTTCCATTCACTATTACTTAAGAGTTTGTGTGTAAATAGGCTCATCTCTGAGTTGTCAGGACCCTTGCCCCCCCcattttcttaatgaaaaaaacaaaaaacaaaaaaaatggatccaagaagaaaagagaatttatttccttctccactcTCTCTATGCCCTGgagaaaaaaaagtccagaagaaATCATAAATATCTCTCACCCACATGgttgcttcctcttcctcccaaaTCCCTTAGTTTTCCTAAACGTCTACAGTGGACACCCTGTTGGTTTGGCTTGCTGGGTTGTGGGTGGACACACAAGGAGGGGATTTTTATTTGGCCAGCAGTCTCACCCACTGATCTCCACCCCAGACCTTCCCTGATGGTGTCTCAGCATTTATTTTCCTGTCTCTTCCACCAAAAGCCAGCTGTGGCTTTATCTCGTAAAAGTTACCCATCTTCTCTACTGTCCCcatcctctctcctcccaccttcaCCCCAGATTCCAATTTTCCTCCTTGTAGGCATTTcatctgtgtgtgttttctggattttctctctctcttcttatggCCATTTCACCTTACTACTGATTGGGCAGAGGGGGAAAAGGAGAATGATGATGATAGTTTCCTTCTGTCTACTGAccttttttataataaagtataacATGTTTATAAAGGGCATCATAGTTATTAGACTATCCATTGGGAGAAAGTTCTGACTGGCGTTCCTGGCTCTGGCTGAGACCTTAAGAAGAGGAGGAGCCAGAGGAGCTTGAGGGCAGGACTGGCAATCTATGGAGGGTCAAGAAACGGGAGGCTGAATTTCTATTGCTCCAAAAATGGCTCCTTTCTGGATTTAGATAAGAGCCAGCCTCAGTCCAGGCTGGGTTTATTTGCATGGTGACAAAATGAGTAGAAAAACCTGTCAATTAATAAGCAAGTATTTTAAAGCAACTACTATATACTCTGTTGAGGATATAAAGAAGTATAAGACATAGTTCTCACTTGAGACACAAAgacaggaaaattaaaattaaataattcaacaaGAGTTGTCACAAGTTAGGTGCTATACAGAATAAAACAACACCCTAATTCATTAAGCCCAACTCCGTGAGCATCTACTATGCCCCCTATTTATGTTAGGACACCAGCCCTGCTCCAAAACCGTTCTGTGCCCATGTCAGTCCCAACTGAAACCTCCCATCACCCATGCAGCCTTGGCTTTCTTACCAGAGTGTGGCATCGTCACTAACAGAACAGGTGCCCTAGCTTGCTGCCAGTCTCCTAAACGTAAC is a genomic window of Pongo pygmaeus isolate AG05252 chromosome 5, NHGRI_mPonPyg2-v2.0_pri, whole genome shotgun sequence containing:
- the MUCL3 gene encoding mucin-like protein 3 — its product is MAQPVHSLCSAFGLQCCLLFLLASWEAGATTFQEYQKTGELSTSDHIFPLTPGLVYSIPFDHIVLHSGQRPPELPKSTEIHERKRHCNTTRHSKPTDKPADNSKTTDNKSSTYNHEAPPTSEENSSNQGKDPMIRNQHSVDPADSTTTHKESAGKKHITPAPKSKINCRKFTTGKSTVTRKSDETGRPLEKSMSTLDNTSTTSHKTTTSFHNSGNSQTKQKSTSFPEKITAASKTTYKTTGTPEDSEKTEDSRTTVASDKLLTKTTKNIQDTISASEITQSLAEPTEHGGRTANENNTPSPAEPTEHRERTASENTTPSPAEPTENRERTANENTTPSPAEPTEHGERTANENNTPSPAEPTENRERTANENTTPSPAEPTEHGERTANEKTTPSPAEPTENGQRTPSANEKTTSSSAESTEHGERTPLANENTTPSPAEPTENRERTANENTTPSPAWPTENRETTANEKTTLLPAEPTENRETTANENTTPSPAEPTEHGQRTPFANEKTTSSSAESTEHGERTPLANENTTPSPAEPTEHGERTANENTTPSPAEPTEHGDRTPLANKKTTPSLAEPTENGQRTPFANEKTTSSSAESTEHGERTPLANENTTPSPAEPTENRERTANENTTPSPAWPTENRETTANEKTTQFPAEPTENRERTANENTTPSPAEPTEHGERTANEKTTPSPAEPTENGQRTPFANEKTTSSSAESTEHGERTPLANENTTPSPAEPTENRERTANEKTTPFSAEPTEHGERTANENTTPSPAEPTENGDRTPLANEKTTPSLEEPTENGQRTPFANEKTTSSSEEPKEHKERTPLANENTTPSPAEPTENRESTANEKTTPFPADPTENRERTANENTTPSPEEPTEHGERTANENTTLSPAEPTEHEEMTPLANEKTTLSPAEPTEHEEMTPSANKKTTLSPAEPTENGERTPFTNEKTTPSLAEPTEHGERTPLANEITTPSQAEPTEHGERTANEKATPSPAEPTEHGETTVNEDTTPSSAEPTENEERTPLANENTTPSPTESTEHGERTANEKTTPSPAEPTEHGERTLSANEKTTPSPAEPTEHEEMTPSANENTTPSPVEPTEHGEKTTLANEKITLSPEGPTEHGAKTTSANEKITPSLAEPTEHGERTTSPNDKITSSAAESTEHRERTTSANVITPAPAEPIEHGERTTLAHEKMTQVTKKSTQHPEKTTSTTEKTTRTPEKPTLYSQKTICTKGKNTPVPEKPTENPGNTTLTTETIKAPVKSTENPEKTAAVTKTIKPSVKVTGDKSLTTTSSHLNKTEVTHQVPIGSFTLITSRMKLSSITSEAPGNESHPYLNKDDSQKGIHAGQMGENDSFPAWAIVIVVLVAVILLLVFLGLIFLVSYMMRTRRTLAQNTQYNDAEDEGGPNSYPVYLMEQQNLGMGQIPSPR